The genomic DNA ACCAATAAAGGAAGAGTATCTACTCTCTGGATATCTTGAAGAGACAAACGAACCATATGCGCTTGCAAAGATATCTGGACTGAAGATGTGTCAGTACTTCAACAAACAGTATGGCACGAATTTTATAAGCGTGATGCCCACGAATCTATATGGTCCAAACGACAATTTCGATCTAAATACAAGTCATGTGTTACCTGCTCTGATCCGAAAGTTTCACGAAGCAAAGATAAACGATGCTCCTTATGTCAAAGTATGGGGAACGGGTTCTCCAAGAAGAGAGTTCCTGTATGTGGATGATCTCGCAGACGCCTGCCTCTTTCTAATGAAGAATTATTCAGGAAATGACTTCTTCAACGTTGGAACAGGAGAAGACGTAACAATAAAAGAACTAGCAGAGCTTATTGGCGAAGTAGTAGGCTACAGTGGAGAACTCAGGTTCGATACCTCCAAACCAGACGGAACACCAAGGAAACTGCTGGATGTATCTAGGATTCATGAAGCTGGATGGAGTCATAAGACAAAGCTGCTGAACGGACTAAAGAGAACTTGTGAGTGGTTTAGCAAAACTCCCCATTAATTGACTAAGATAATCGTCGAATTGATTTTCGAGAGCCAGTTCCTATCATTGATAGTAACAGCTTGAGTTACTTTCTATTGAACGTCTATTAGTACCTATCCAGGAATTCAGTAGGAATAGGATCTCAATAATTATCATTTGCCAGAAGAGTTCCGAAAAACTCAGAGCTTCACCTGATAATGCCCTTCACTAATTTTGCTAATTGCATTGTTGACTTCAAAGAATGAAGAGTAATGAGTCGTTTCTCATCCCCGTAATCGGATCCAGTCACTTGGAAACATACCAGAGAAATCAAGGTCTTTGTTCACCATTCTTTCAGGAGCAATTACAGTCTTGTTTGAGTTTCTGTTTAGCCAAGCAGCCCACCAGCTGAAGGTACTGTTTGATATGATGTTATGTTTGCAGAGGCTCATAAGCTGCATATCTCTGAAACTACTAGAGCCCAAGTTCCAGTCAATTACTGTGAAGTGAGCATTAGTAAAGCTGTTCTTGGCCCATTCAGGATCGTCGCAAAAAACATAGAAGACTGGTTCAATCACCCTATTTTTGATAGTATGAATTGCTCGAAGATAGTATTGATCATTGCATATGTCTCCGAACAATCTCAAATTGCTGCCTCTTAGAAAGTCTCCTCTCCTAAAGTGAACGCTTACGGATTCTGTTTCAGCGACTTCGACGGCTAAACGTTTGTTCTTGTCAGAACTGAAAGCGGGGAAAGTGAAATCATTTCTTAAATCTTCTGTACAAGGATCAAGATACTGTGTGTTCTGCCAGTAGCCCTTTAAGTAACACTCGTTCCCTTTCAAAACATCTGGGTCATAAGAAAATGGTACTTTCTCTTCGAAGTACACTCGTGATTTCTTGAATAGCTTCCAAAAGATTTTTGTTGGGCTTAGTCCTTTCCCACCAGTTAACTTTGAAATGAGGTCTTGATTAGCATGAACAATATCCAAATCAAACAATTTTTCAAGCTCAAATCCATTATGCATTGGCGTTGTCGAGTACTGAGTGCAGTCAGCTTTCACTTCCTTATTATGCTTTTTAAGAAAGCAGTAGAGACAATATTGGAACATTTGGTTACCTAGTCCTCCGCCAAACCAAACCACATGCACAGTCACACCACCCGGTTCCTGATAAAGACAACTCACTCACAGAATCAGCTCTAGCATGGAGTATATTGATGTTGCTTCTTACGAGCTCTTGAAGAACCAAAGAATGTCAAGCAACCAAAGCCGATTGTCCCTCTATACCCATGAATATCAGTTAGCAGTTTCATTCATCAGTTGATTTCAGAGAGCGGCTTCATCGAGCTGAAGTCATAGGATTCTAAATGATGCAGAACAATTGTTTAGGAATAATCTTGGCGTGAGTTCCAGCTCGTTTCGCCATTTACTTCTATGAGAATAATATCATGAGTGAGCATAGCACTGAGTCTATCGAGCAACGGTCACCGAGTATTATTTAGGGCTTCCTGAAAAACTACTCCTTCTTCCTGTTAAAGAGGTCGTCATATTCAAGAGAGTAGTAGTTGACTCACAATATGTGGATTTTGACCAGGAACACCCTCGAAATTGCTCCGAATTCCTCCGATTTCTCCCCAGAATAGC from Mesotoga infera includes the following:
- a CDS encoding NAD-dependent epimerase/dehydratase family protein, encoding PIKEEYLLSGYLEETNEPYALAKISGLKMCQYFNKQYGTNFISVMPTNLYGPNDNFDLNTSHVLPALIRKFHEAKINDAPYVKVWGTGSPRREFLYVDDLADACLFLMKNYSGNDFFNVGTGEDVTIKELAELIGEVVGYSGELRFDTSKPDGTPRKLLDVSRIHEAGWSHKTKLLNGLKRTCEWFSKTPH
- a CDS encoding alpha-1,2-fucosyltransferase, with translation MFQYCLYCFLKKHNKEVKADCTQYSTTPMHNGFELEKLFDLDIVHANQDLISKLTGGKGLSPTKIFWKLFKKSRVYFEEKVPFSYDPDVLKGNECYLKGYWQNTQYLDPCTEDLRNDFTFPAFSSDKNKRLAVEVAETESVSVHFRRGDFLRGSNLRLFGDICNDQYYLRAIHTIKNRVIEPVFYVFCDDPEWAKNSFTNAHFTVIDWNLGSSSFRDMQLMSLCKHNIISNSTFSWWAAWLNRNSNKTVIAPERMVNKDLDFSGMFPSDWIRLRG